The DNA region gcctagtggttagagaggcaaggtagcctagtggttagaggcaggtagcctagtggttagagcaggtagcctagtggttagaagcaggtagcctagtggttagagcaggtagcctcgtggttagagcaggtagcctcgtggttagagcaggtagcctcgtggttagagcaggtagcctgagtggttagagcaggtagcctcagagcaggtagcctagtggttaagagcaggtagcctagtggttagagcaggtagccagtggttagagcaggtagcctagtggttagagcaggtaactagtggttagagcaggtagcctagtggttagaggggcggcaggtagccctgtggttagagggttggactagtaaccagaaagaGGGACTGGTAAGTATAGTGTCCTCTAAACCAGGGTCTCCCctaactcggtcctggggccccacCTGGGTGCATATGAACTGTTGTTGCCCTTAACACTACACAGCAGATTCAAATCATGAGAAGCTTGATGAGGAGTTGGTTACTTCAAATCAGCTGTGAAGtgcaaaaataaaaaaacacacaaccGTTGGGGCAGGACAGAATGTAGTAAACCCTGGCCTGAACTCGTGACATCATTACAGAACATGAAACTCAAACACACATTCCACAGGAAGGTATTTTACAGATGTTTACTTGCAAACCAACAGTACAGGAAAAGATCatcgaagaaaaaaaaaaaacattatgttCACAAAGGCAAGATGACTTCCTGTATAATCACCTACATGGTAACAGTGTTCGTTGTTTCAGTCCAAACAGTCAAACATTGGCAGGGGGAAATAAGGCCGGGGGGTGTGTTCATTGGGATCCAAACGAGCCAGAACGGGAGTGAACTACCTGATTTTGTCCAATAACAAAACGGTTGTTTTCGTTTTCTGTTGCACTATGTTTCGCTACGGTCTGCACTAATAAACACACCCCATGTCGTTTCATGAAGGTTGCAGACAGAAAGAGAATGAAATACAGCTGACAAAAtgccctaatatatatatatatatatatatatatatatatatacacacatacatatatatatatatatgacagggTAGTGTgtcaactggcaccctattccctatatagtgcactacttttgaccaggacctataggactgagggcactacttttgaccagggcctataggactgagggcactacttttgaccagggcctataggactgagggcactacttttgaccaggccctatAGGActgagggcactacttttgaccagggcctatacgactgagggcactacttttgaccagggcctataggactgagggcactactttagaccagggtctatagggctaagagcactactttagaccagggcctataggactaagagcactactttagaccagggtctataggactgagggcactactgtagaccaggacctataggactAAGGGcacaactttagaccagagtctataggactgagggcactactttagaccagggcctataggggtaagggcactactttagaccagagcctataggGGTAAGGGcacaactttagaccaggacctataggactgagggcactactttagaccagggtctataggactAAGGGcacaactttagaccagagtctataggactgagggcactactttagaccagggcctatagggtaagggcactactttagaccagagcctataggGGTAAGGGcacaactttagaccaggacctataggactgagggcactactttagaccagggtctataggactgagggcactactttagaccaggacctataggggtagtgcactatacagggaatgggGGAGCCGTTCGGGCCCCAGACTAGGCCTTTCTACTCTTGAGCATCTCCAGGTACATGCGGAGGGACCTCTGGATGGAGTCTTTAGTGATGAAGCTCACAAAGTTGGTGATGTCAGCTTCCCTGTTGGACAGCAGCTTGTCTATGGTCTGTTTCCTCATCATGGACTTGGTGATCTGTCTGGCATGGTCTGGAGGGACAGGAGTTTATATACACACAGATTATACATCTATCTGTCTGGCATGGTCTGGAGGGACAGGAGTTTATATACACACAGATTATACATCTATCTGTCTGGCATGGTCTGGAGGGACAGGAGTTTATATACACACAGATTATACATCTATCTGTCTGGCATGGTCTGGAGGGACAGGAGTTTATATACACACAGATTATACATCTATCTGTCTGGCATGGTCTGGAGGGAGAGGAGTTTATATACACACAGATTATACATCTATCTGTCTGGCATGGTCTGGAGGGAGAGGTGTTTATATACACACAGATTATACATCTATCTGTCTGGCATGGTCTGGAGGGAGAGGTGTTTATATACACACAGATTATACATCTATCTGTCTGGCATGGTCTGGAGGGAGAGGAgtttatataatatatacacacagatcTATCTGTCTGGCATGgtctagagggagaggagtttatataatatatacacacagatcTATCTGTCTGGCATGgtctagagggagaggagtttatataatatatacacacagatcTATCTGTCTGGCATggtctagagggagaggagaggtgtttatatacagtaccagacaacagtttggacacctactcatgcaagggattctctttatttttactagagtggctactttgaagaatcaaaaactctgacgaaggccgtgaggccaaTACATATAGCAGTGAAACCagcgtgagagcgagagagagacagagagcgagagagagacagagagcgagagagagacagagagcgagagagacagagagcgagagagacagagagcgagagagacagagagagcgagagagacagagagagcgagagagacagagagagcgagagagagagtattcTGACCtggtacagtgagagagagacagagagagagacagagagagagagagaaggagagagagagagagagagaaggagagagagagagacagagagagagagagcgacagagagagagcgacagagagagagagagacagagacagagagaatattctgACCTGGTACAGCGAGCCACTTGGACATGGTGTCCTGTGCAGTGGAGAGGACCTGGTCCTCAGGGACTAACTGGTCCACCAGGCCGATCTTCAGGGCATCAGGAGCGCTGTACAACAGACCCAGCTCCAACGACAGCCTCCTGCTGCCGGTTACCAACCGTGTTCACCAGCGTGTCTTTAAACCTGGACCGCAAACATGACCACAACATGAACACAGCCTtttgacaacacaacatgacatgaACATGTGAAAttaacaacacaaccacaaccataaCACGGGtaacatgaacacaaccacacattcagcacctcacacacactacagtaaCCATGAACCATCACAACCCTGAGCAGATTCAACACATCAACACTCactgtgtattagtgtgtgtgtgtgtgtattagtgtgtgtattagtgtgtgtgtgtgtgtgtattagtgtgtgtgtgtgtgtattagtgtgtgtgtgtgtgtgtattagtgtgtgtattagtgtgtgtgtattagtgtgtgtgtgtgtgtgtattagtgtgtgtgtgtgtgtattagtgtgtgtgtgtgtattagtgtgtgtgtgtgtattagtgtgtgtgtgtgtattagtgtgtgtgtgtgtgtgtatattagtgtgtgtgtgtgtgtattagtgtgtgtgtgtgtgtattagtgtgtgtgtgtgtattagtgtgtgtgtgcctcaccAGAAGGGAGCTACAATGCCGAGCTGAGTCTCGTTGAGTCCGATGCTGTAGCGAGGATTATCAGCCATGATCCTGTAGTCACATCCAATAGACATGAGACAGCCACCTGCTGGACTAGAGccctatagacagagagaggtggttatagtCACATCCTATAGACATGAGACAGCCACCTGCGGGACTAGAGCcctatagacagagagacagagaggtggttaTAGTCACATCCTATAGACATGAGACAGCCACCTGCTGGACTAGAgccctatagacagagacagagaggtggttaTAGTCACATCCTATAGACATGAGACAGCCACCTGCTGGACTAGAGccctatagacagagagaggtggttatagtCACATCCTATAGACATGAGTCAGCCACCTGCGGGACTAGAGCCCTATAGACAGAGAGACGGTTATAGTCACATCCAATAAACATGAGACAGCCACCTGCTGGACTAGAGCCCTATAGACAGAGAGGTGGTTATAGTCACATCCAATAGACATGAGACAGCCACCTGCGGGACT from Oncorhynchus nerka isolate Pitt River unplaced genomic scaffold, Oner_Uvic_2.0 unplaced_scaffold_7915, whole genome shotgun sequence includes:
- the LOC135566037 gene encoding LOW QUALITY PROTEIN: enoyl-CoA delta isomerase 1, mitochondrial-like (The sequence of the model RefSeq protein was modified relative to this genomic sequence to represent the inferred CDS: deleted 1 base in 1 codon), whose translation is MQSPPVNSLSLDFLTEFCINLEKLEMDKSCRGLIITSTLSKVFSAGLDIMEMYGKSPERCGEFWKAVQEMWLKVYGSNMATIAAINGSSPAGGCLMSIGCDYRIMADNPRYSIGLNETQLGIVAPFWFKDTLVNTVGNRQQEASLELGLLYSAPDALKIGLVDQLVPEDQVLSTAQDTMSKWLAVPDHARQITKSMMRKQTIDKLLSNREADITNFVSFITKDSIQRSLRMYLEMLKSRKA